The Helianthus annuus cultivar XRQ/B chromosome 16, HanXRQr2.0-SUNRISE, whole genome shotgun sequence genome includes a window with the following:
- the LOC110918328 gene encoding polyadenylate-binding protein RBP47: MQQPTATATGTTTGPTTTELTPQQQQQQQQWLAMQQYQQQQWLAMQQYPAAAAMHHPAMMYQQPPPQYMPYHYQQQQQYQQQAQHHHNNNQIQGSSEDNKTIWVGDLQHWMDETYLQSCFSQIGEVQSIKIIRNKQTGQSERYGFIEFLSHSAAEKAIQSYNGSVMPNTDQVFRLNWASFSTGEKRGDTGSDLSIFVGDLAPDVTDSILLETFASRYPSVKGAKVVVDTNTMCSKGYGFVRFSDESERSRAMNEMNGQYCSSRPMRIGVATPKKPSGQQQYGQQQFSSQAVILAGGNGSFGANNQSDEDSSNTTIFVGGLDSEVNDEDLRQTFIQCGEILSIKIPVGKGCGFVRFANRSSAEDAIQNMHGTVIGKQTVRISWGKTPAGRQRMDSNGNYQGKQGYGGGGYGYGYGYGMAQNQDSGMYGGEAASGGYGSNGYGNHQQPVS, from the exons ATGCAGCAacccaccgccaccgccaccggaaCCACCACCGGCCCCACCACCACCGAACTAAccccacaacaacaacaacagcaacagcagtGGTTAGCGATGCAACAataccaacaacaacaatggttaGCGATGCAGCAGTACCCTGCCGCCGCCGCTATGCACCACCCCGCCATGATGTACCAGCAGCCGCCGCCGCAATACATGCCTTATCACTATCAACAACAACAGCAGTATCAGCAGCAGGCTCAACACCATCATAATAACAATCAGATTCAGGGGTCTAGTGAAGATAATAAAACCATTTGGGTTGGTGATCTACAACACTGGATGGATGAAACTTATCTTCAATCTTGCTTTTCCCAGATCGGAGag GTACAATCAATAAAGATTATAAGGAATAAACAGACGGGTCAATCCGAGCGTTACGGATTCATTGAATTTCTTTCTCATTCGGCCGCTGAAAAAGCGATTCAGAGCTACAACGGGTCGGTAATGCCGAACACCGATCAAGTCTTTCGGTTAAACTGGGCGAGTTTTAGTACAGGGGAGAAACGCGGTGACACGGGGTCAGATTTATCTATATTTGTCGGTGATTTGGCACCAGATGTGACCGATTCAATTTTGCTTGAAACGTTTGCTAGTCGATATCCATCGGTTAAAGGTGCAAAGGTTGTTGTGGATACGAATACTATGTGTTCAAAAGGTTACGGGTTTGTTAGGTTTAGTGATGAAAGTGAGAGATCAAGGGCTATGAATGAAATGAACGGTCAGTATTGTTCAAGCAGGCCCATGCGGATCGGTGTTGCCACACCTAAGAAACCGTCTGGTCAACAACAATATGGTCAACAGCAATTTTCGTCACAAG cTGTGATATTAGCTGGTGGAAATGGTTCATTTGGTGCCAACAACCAATCTGATGAAGATTCTTCTAACACAACA ATCTTTGTGGGTGGGCTTGACTCCGAAGTCAATGACGAAGACTTGCGGCAAACTTTTATTCAGTGTGGCGAGATTTTATCGATCAAAATACCTGTTGGAAAAGGATGCGGTTTTGTCAGATTTGCTAACAG GAGTAGCGCTGAGGATGCAATTCAGAACATGCATGGCACAGTAATTGGCAAGCAGACGGTTCGTATATCGTGGGGTAAAACTCCAGCTGGCAGACAG CGAATGGATTCGAACGGAAACTACCAGGGGAAGCAAGGATACGGAGGCGGAGGGTACGGATACGGTTACGGGTACGGTATGGCACAGAATCAGGATTCAGGCATGTACGGTGGTGAAGCTGCATCGGGGGGCTATGGATCAAACGGGTACGGAAACCATCAGCAGCCCGTAAGCTAA